In the genome of Bacteroidia bacterium, one region contains:
- the nuoK gene encoding NADH-quinone oxidoreductase subunit NuoK — MEPVIAKIALPVNWYITLSVVLFCIGVLGVLIRRNAIIVFMCVELMLNAVNLLMVAFSNYLGDAAGQVFVFFVLVVAAAEVAVGLAILMMVYRSIGTTDISFLNKLKW; from the coding sequence ATGGAACCTGTAATTGCAAAGATCGCACTGCCGGTCAACTGGTACATCACCCTGAGTGTGGTACTTTTTTGTATAGGCGTGTTGGGCGTACTCATCCGCCGCAATGCCATTATTGTCTTTATGTGCGTGGAGCTGATGCTGAACGCCGTGAATCTTCTTATGGTGGCCTTCTCCAATTACCTGGGTGATGCGGCCGGGCAAGTCTTCGTATTTTTTGTTCTGGTGGTGGCCGCGGCGGAAGTAGCCGTAGGACTAGCGATACTGATGATGGTCTACCGCAGTATCGGCACCACTGATATCAGCTTTCTCAATAAACTTAAATGGTAA
- a CDS encoding NADH-quinone oxidoreductase subunit J gives MNADLLTEYAFYGLSFLAIACALMVVLSRNPVHSVLYLIMTFFCIGGHYLLLNAQFLFAVHIMVYAGAIMVLFLYVIMMLNLNKESEPRREFMTKLLFALPAGLLVLVLSGAVGANAEMTIQGGQQIGLVENLGDVLFKQFLLPFEISSVLFLAGMVGAVLLGKREVK, from the coding sequence ATGAACGCCGACCTGCTTACGGAATACGCTTTTTACGGACTCTCGTTTCTGGCCATCGCCTGCGCGCTTATGGTGGTGCTTTCACGTAATCCGGTGCACAGCGTGCTTTACCTGATCATGACCTTTTTCTGCATAGGGGGACATTATCTTCTCCTCAATGCACAATTCCTCTTTGCTGTGCATATTATGGTGTATGCGGGAGCTATTATGGTCTTGTTCCTCTATGTGATTATGATGCTGAATCTGAATAAAGAAAGTGAACCCAGGCGGGAATTCATGACCAAGTTGTTATTCGCACTGCCGGCCGGACTTCTGGTACTGGTTTTATCCGGAGCCGTGGGAGCCAATGCGGAAATGACAATACAGGGCGGGCAGCAAATTGGATTGGTCGAGAACCTGGGCGATGTGTTATTCAAGCAATTTCTTCTTCCCTTCGAGATATCCTCTGTACTTTTCCTCGCCGGAATGGTAGGAGCTGTTTTGTTGGGAAAACGGGAAGTGAAATAG
- a CDS encoding NADH-quinone oxidoreductase subunit I, protein MANLTNRSIIVVKKEMTLLERIYLPAIFSGMLITLSHFFRRKATVSYPEVKRPFAATYRGQHVLKRDEMGRERCTACGLCAVACPAEAITMTAAERKPGEENLYREEKYAAVYEINMLRCIFCGDCEEACPKEAIFLTDRMPPALYKRGVLVFGKNILVEGVSADKRTDVTKRQTANVLEFKKNNRYAHNR, encoded by the coding sequence ATGGCAAACCTGACCAACCGATCGATAATAGTGGTGAAAAAGGAAATGACGCTTTTGGAGCGCATCTACCTCCCGGCTATTTTCAGCGGTATGCTAATTACACTGAGCCACTTTTTCAGGCGGAAAGCTACCGTGAGTTACCCGGAAGTAAAGCGTCCATTCGCAGCTACTTACCGCGGACAGCATGTGCTAAAACGGGATGAAATGGGAAGAGAGCGTTGTACCGCATGCGGCCTCTGCGCCGTAGCCTGTCCGGCTGAAGCCATTACCATGACCGCGGCGGAACGTAAGCCCGGTGAAGAAAACCTTTACAGGGAAGAAAAGTACGCCGCCGTTTATGAGATAAATATGCTCCGGTGTATCTTCTGCGGCGATTGTGAGGAAGCCTGTCCCAAAGAAGCCATCTTTCTGACGGACCGTATGCCTCCCGCCCTCTATAAGAGAGGAGTCCTGGTGTTCGGGAAAAATATCCTGGTGGAAGGTGTTTCTGCCGACAAACGGACGGATGTAACAAAACGACAAACGGCCAATGTTCTTGAATTCAAAAAAAATAACCGATACGCACATAACCGCTGA
- the nuoH gene encoding NADH-quinone oxidoreductase subunit NuoH, whose amino-acid sequence MELSFLIYKVLLVLGVFTLSLVIAMYTTYAERKVAAFLQDRLGPNRAGPFGILQPMADGVKMFMKEEFIPNRANLFLFILGPGIAMFTCLMTGAVIPWGKDYVATDGTHYPIQTTDVNIGILYLLGVVSVGVYGIMIGGWASNNKYSLLGALRASSQMISYELAMGLSLIALIMITGTLSVGQIAEQQLGWHWNVLYQPLGCLIFIICAFAETNRAPFDLPECESELVGGYHTEYSSMKLGFYLFAEYINMFISAAVISTLYFGGYNFPVIYNYVTDPLWISVVSFGVMMMKVCFFIFLFLWVRWTLPRFRYDQLMNLGWKVLLPLAVLNILITGAIILLRQL is encoded by the coding sequence ATGGAACTGAGTTTTTTAATATACAAGGTGTTGCTGGTGCTGGGAGTTTTCACGCTCTCTCTGGTGATTGCAATGTATACTACGTATGCGGAGCGAAAAGTAGCCGCCTTCCTCCAGGATCGTCTTGGTCCGAATCGCGCAGGCCCTTTTGGTATTCTGCAGCCCATGGCCGACGGAGTGAAAATGTTTATGAAGGAAGAGTTTATTCCCAACCGGGCGAATTTGTTTTTATTCATTCTCGGTCCGGGAATCGCCATGTTTACATGCCTGATGACCGGAGCGGTTATACCATGGGGAAAGGATTATGTTGCCACGGACGGAACTCATTATCCTATCCAGACAACAGACGTAAATATTGGAATACTCTATTTACTGGGCGTGGTATCTGTGGGCGTATACGGAATTATGATCGGCGGATGGGCTTCCAATAACAAATATTCACTGCTCGGTGCGTTGCGCGCTTCTTCACAGATGATTTCCTACGAATTAGCCATGGGGCTTTCGCTCATCGCGCTGATCATGATCACCGGCACGCTCAGTGTAGGGCAAATCGCAGAGCAACAGCTGGGATGGCACTGGAACGTTCTCTATCAGCCCCTTGGTTGCCTGATCTTTATTATTTGCGCCTTTGCGGAAACTAACCGCGCCCCCTTTGATCTTCCTGAATGCGAATCGGAGTTGGTCGGAGGATATCATACAGAATACTCCTCCATGAAACTGGGCTTCTACCTGTTCGCGGAATATATTAATATGTTTATTTCCGCTGCGGTGATCAGTACGCTCTACTTCGGCGGATACAACTTCCCGGTTATCTACAATTATGTGACCGATCCTTTGTGGATCAGCGTGGTGAGTTTCGGAGTGATGATGATGAAGGTCTGTTTCTTTATTTTCCTTTTCCTCTGGGTGCGTTGGACACTTCCCCGGTTCCGTTACGATCAGCTGATGAACCTCGGATGGAAGGTGCTGCTTCCGCTCGCTGTTCTGAATATTCTTATTACGGGGGCAATAATACTATTAAGGCAATTGTGA
- a CDS encoding (2Fe-2S)-binding protein has protein sequence MAKVTIDGKTIEVPDGTTILNAARMIGGNVVPPAMCYYSHLKTSGGYCRTCLVKVTKGSEKDPRPMPKPVASCRTTVMDGMEVQNMTAPDLQEARAGVVEFLLINHPLDCPICDQAGECHLQDLGYEHGKARTRYEFKRRTFPMTDIGKYIKLHVNRCILCYRCVKVADQLCPGRVHGVMYRGDVAEISTYIKNAVEHEMCGNMIDVCPVGALTDMTFRFKNRVWFTKPVDAHRSCDKCCGKVRLWYKGEEVLRVTARKDQWGEVQTFDGKPGWICNSCRFEHKLTSDWVIEGPSHIDRHSVISANHYELKEGHKKTDKPRKNLEGKRIQLGEGALDPNNK, from the coding sequence ATGGCAAAAGTTACAATAGACGGCAAAACCATAGAGGTTCCGGATGGTACCACCATCCTGAATGCGGCACGCATGATCGGAGGAAATGTAGTACCGCCGGCCATGTGTTATTACTCTCATCTGAAAACTTCCGGAGGCTACTGCCGTACCTGCCTGGTGAAAGTGACGAAGGGATCTGAAAAAGACCCGCGCCCAATGCCCAAGCCGGTGGCTTCCTGCCGTACAACGGTGATGGACGGAATGGAAGTGCAGAACATGACCGCACCCGACCTTCAGGAGGCAAGAGCCGGTGTGGTGGAATTTCTGCTGATCAATCACCCACTGGATTGCCCGATTTGCGATCAGGCCGGCGAATGTCACTTGCAGGACCTGGGGTATGAACACGGAAAGGCCCGTACACGCTATGAGTTCAAGCGCCGGACATTTCCAATGACGGATATCGGAAAATATATCAAGCTGCACGTTAACCGCTGCATCCTTTGCTACCGCTGTGTTAAAGTGGCCGATCAGCTGTGCCCGGGAAGGGTTCACGGTGTAATGTACCGCGGGGACGTAGCGGAGATCTCAACTTACATTAAAAATGCAGTGGAACACGAAATGTGCGGAAATATGATTGATGTGTGTCCGGTGGGCGCACTTACCGACATGACATTCCGCTTCAAGAACAGGGTTTGGTTTACAAAACCGGTGGATGCGCACAGAAGTTGTGATAAGTGCTGCGGTAAAGTTCGCCTATGGTACAAAGGAGAGGAAGTTTTGCGCGTTACCGCGCGTAAAGATCAGTGGGGCGAAGTGCAGACCTTTGACGGCAAACCGGGCTGGATCTGCAATTCCTGCCGCTTCGAACACAAGCTTACCTCGGATTGGGTCATTGAAGGTCCCAGCCACATAGACCGCCACTCCGTGATCTCCGCAAATCATTACGAGTTGAAAGAGGGCCACAAAAAGACAGATAAACCGCGCAAAAACCTGGAAGGGAAAAGGATTCAATTGGGTGAGGGCGCTCTGGATCCCAATAACAAATAG
- the nuoF gene encoding NADH-quinone oxidoreductase subunit NuoF — translation MSRKLLLTHNDVPGIQSYEVYRQQGGYASVEKALKTMAPDAVTEEVKKSGLRGRGGAGFPTGMKWSFLAKPPGVARYLVCNADESEPGTFKDRYLMERIPHLLVEGMITASYALGANTSFIYIRGEYFYVSRILEKAIEEAYAAGWLGRNILGTDYSLDLYVQVGAGAYICGEETALLESLEGKRGNPRIKPPFPAVAGLYGCPTVVNNVETIAAVVPIVMQGGDEYAKIGVGKSTGTKLISASGHINKPGVYEIEMGVPVEEFIYSEKYCGGIRNGKKLKAVVAGGSSVPILPADLILKTAKGEPRLMTYESMADGGFATGTMLGSGGFIVMDEDTSIVKNLWNFSRFYHHESCGQCSPCREGTGWMEKILHKILDGHGTLEDIDLLWDIQSKIEGKTICPLGDAAAWPVASAIRHFRAEFEEYVKNPKGIKDVKHYYRIHKLQEA, via the coding sequence ATGAGCCGCAAACTGCTTCTTACACACAACGATGTGCCGGGTATACAGAGTTACGAAGTATACCGGCAACAGGGGGGATATGCTTCTGTGGAAAAAGCCCTGAAAACGATGGCGCCCGACGCCGTCACTGAAGAGGTGAAGAAATCCGGGCTTCGCGGAAGAGGAGGAGCGGGCTTCCCAACAGGAATGAAATGGAGTTTCCTGGCCAAACCTCCGGGAGTGGCGCGCTATCTTGTCTGCAACGCAGACGAATCAGAACCGGGTACTTTCAAGGATCGGTACCTCATGGAACGAATCCCTCACCTGCTGGTGGAAGGAATGATTACTGCCAGCTACGCGCTGGGTGCAAATACCTCTTTCATTTATATCCGCGGGGAATATTTTTATGTTTCGCGTATTCTTGAAAAGGCGATCGAAGAAGCGTACGCCGCCGGCTGGCTGGGCAGGAATATTCTGGGAACTGATTATTCGCTCGATTTGTATGTTCAGGTAGGAGCCGGCGCATATATCTGCGGGGAAGAAACGGCATTGCTTGAATCACTCGAAGGTAAAAGAGGCAATCCGCGTATCAAACCACCCTTCCCTGCAGTGGCAGGATTATACGGATGCCCTACCGTGGTGAATAATGTGGAAACTATTGCAGCAGTGGTTCCTATCGTAATGCAGGGCGGTGATGAATATGCGAAGATCGGAGTTGGAAAATCCACAGGCACGAAGCTCATCTCTGCCAGTGGTCATATCAACAAACCGGGAGTGTATGAAATTGAAATGGGTGTGCCCGTGGAAGAATTCATCTACTCAGAAAAATATTGCGGTGGAATCAGAAACGGAAAGAAACTGAAGGCGGTGGTTGCCGGAGGATCTTCTGTTCCCATACTGCCCGCGGATCTGATCCTGAAAACAGCAAAGGGAGAACCGCGCCTGATGACGTATGAATCTATGGCCGACGGAGGTTTCGCCACCGGCACCATGCTGGGTTCCGGAGGATTTATTGTAATGGACGAGGATACCAGCATCGTAAAGAATTTGTGGAATTTTTCCCGCTTTTATCATCATGAATCCTGCGGACAGTGTTCACCCTGCCGCGAGGGAACAGGATGGATGGAGAAAATCCTGCATAAGATCCTTGACGGGCACGGTACTCTGGAGGATATTGATCTGCTGTGGGACATTCAAAGTAAGATCGAAGGCAAAACCATTTGTCCGCTGGGCGATGCCGCCGCGTGGCCCGTAGCCTCCGCTATCCGCCATTTCAGAGCAGAATTTGAAGAATACGTGAAGAACCCTAAAGGAATAAAGGACGTGAAACATTATTACCGCATTCATAAGTTACAGGAAGCCTGA
- the nuoE gene encoding NADH-quinone oxidoreductase subunit NuoE: protein MSNRNIAFNSETLELVQKIIRRYPEGKQKSALIPVLHIAQAEFDGWLSPEVMDYVASLLRIQPVEVYEVASFYSMFNLKPVGKCVIEVCRTSSCWMLGAEDVVAHFGKKYGIKPGETSKDGMFTLKTVECLGSCGTAPMMQVGADYYENLTLDKVDQLMDRFKKDGKRKSYTDTPEPRNQ, encoded by the coding sequence AAGATCATCCGGAGGTATCCGGAAGGGAAGCAGAAATCAGCGCTGATTCCTGTACTGCATATCGCGCAGGCGGAATTCGACGGTTGGCTGAGCCCGGAAGTGATGGACTATGTGGCTTCATTGTTACGCATCCAGCCGGTGGAGGTGTACGAAGTGGCCTCCTTTTATTCTATGTTTAACCTGAAACCGGTCGGGAAGTGTGTAATAGAGGTGTGTCGTACTTCTTCGTGCTGGATGTTGGGTGCTGAGGATGTAGTGGCTCATTTCGGCAAGAAATATGGCATCAAACCAGGTGAAACCAGCAAGGACGGGATGTTCACCCTTAAAACCGTAGAATGCCTGGGTTCCTGCGGAACCGCGCCGATGATGCAGGTAGGAGCAGATTATTATGAAAATCTTACCCTGGACAAAGTGGATCAGCTGATGGATCGTTTTAAAAAGGACGGAAAAAGAAAATCGTATACTGATACTCCTGAACCCCGGAACCAATGA